One Verrucomicrobiaceae bacterium genomic window carries:
- a CDS encoding aminopeptidase P N-terminal domain-containing protein, which translates to MRYKPLPASFYTENRQRLYAKLAPRSVVIVHSNDVLPTNADGSMSFIQNTDMLYLSGIDQEESILILFPDASDPKQREMIFTRETNETVAVWEGEKLTKEQARQQSGIARAHWLDDFETQFRSVMCQADHVYLNSNEHIRATIPTETRQTRFTHRCRQEYPLHDFRRLAPLMHDLRAIKSPHEITALNEAIRITGDGFERLLRFVKPGVHEFEIEAELTHEFLRQRARGFAYTPIIATGANACVLHYITNHCQCQDGELILLDVAANYANYNADLTRTIPVNGRFTPRQRLVYDAVLRVFKKCCTMLRPGVIIREYQEQVGLLMQDELLGLGLITQDDIAKQDPEKPAYKKYFPHGTSHPLGLDVHDVGRMWQPIQPGMVFTVEPGIYIREEKLGVRLENNILIGENGNTDLMAHIPIEADDIEAAMNAGK; encoded by the coding sequence TTGCGCTACAAGCCCCTACCTGCCTCGTTTTACACCGAAAACCGTCAGCGCCTCTACGCCAAGCTGGCACCACGCTCCGTGGTGATCGTTCATTCAAACGATGTGCTCCCCACCAATGCGGATGGCTCCATGAGCTTCATCCAAAACACGGACATGCTCTACCTCAGCGGCATCGACCAGGAGGAGTCCATCTTGATCCTCTTCCCTGATGCCTCCGACCCCAAGCAGCGTGAGATGATCTTCACCCGCGAGACGAATGAAACCGTCGCCGTGTGGGAGGGCGAAAAGCTCACCAAGGAGCAAGCCCGCCAGCAAAGCGGCATCGCTCGTGCGCATTGGCTTGATGACTTTGAGACCCAATTCCGCTCCGTCATGTGCCAGGCAGATCATGTTTACCTGAACTCGAACGAGCACATCCGCGCCACCATCCCTACGGAGACACGCCAGACACGCTTCACCCACCGCTGCCGCCAGGAGTATCCGCTGCATGACTTTCGCCGTCTCGCCCCGCTGATGCATGACCTGCGTGCCATCAAGAGCCCGCATGAAATCACCGCGCTCAATGAGGCCATCCGCATCACTGGAGATGGTTTTGAGCGGCTGCTACGCTTTGTGAAGCCCGGCGTGCATGAGTTTGAGATCGAAGCAGAGCTGACCCACGAGTTCCTGCGCCAGCGGGCACGCGGATTCGCCTACACACCCATCATCGCCACCGGGGCGAATGCCTGCGTCCTGCATTACATCACCAATCACTGCCAGTGCCAGGATGGAGAGCTCATCCTGCTGGATGTCGCGGCGAACTACGCCAACTACAACGCTGACCTCACACGCACCATCCCCGTGAATGGCCGCTTCACACCGCGCCAGCGCCTCGTTTATGATGCGGTGCTGCGTGTCTTTAAAAAATGCTGCACCATGCTCCGCCCCGGCGTCATCATCCGCGAGTATCAGGAGCAGGTCGGACTCCTCATGCAGGATGAGCTGCTCGGCCTGGGCCTCATCACCCAGGACGACATCGCCAAGCAAGACCCGGAGAAGCCTGCGTATAAAAAATACTTCCCACACGGCACCAGCCACCCACTGGGGCTCGATGTGCATGATGTAGGCCGCATGTGGCAGCCCATCCAGCCCGGCATGGTCTTCACCGTCGAACCCGGCATCTACATCCGTGAAGAAAAACTCGGCGTCCGGCTCGAAAACAACATCCTCATCGGCGAAAACGGCAACACCGACCTCATGGCCCACATCCCCATCGAGGCGGATGACATCGAAGCCGCGATGAATGCCGGGAAATAG
- a CDS encoding PSD1 domain-containing protein, which yields MTAFNLLCLFLPVAALTAAPVDFSRDVQPLLAQHCLECHGPDDSKGGLVLTSRELALKALKSGAHAIIPGKPEQSEMLARLTTSDPDEQMPPPKHREKHAIQTRDIDTLRRWIAEGAHFEAHWAYKQPASTFKLPDGVHPIDHFVRQKLAEVGIAPSPEADAVTLIKRATYDLHGLPPTPQEVDAFIAASQRDPQHAFEQLLDRLFASERFAERWARHWLDMARYADSDGYEKDRARPDAWRYRDWVIRAIHEDKPFDQFTIEQLAGDLLPQATPEQIVATAFHRQTLTNTEGGTDQEQFRIEACMDRVETLGTVWLGLTVGCARCHTHKYDQITQKEYYQLFAFFNNGDEVNRQVPTTPAEWAAYEKTNGDAVKKLIPLRQALDAAKAELPVKLPAWEKAVKARLAQATAAKAAQSFLPLKLTAPKTLKPQPDGSFLTTDRKSATATYTLELSAHAKPISAVQIEALPDASLPQNGPGLNTGGNFVITGVSAARSDGREVILHSPKADFEQAKFTAANVLDADDQTGWAVSGKTGQKHSLTLQFAEPLVLTAKDKLTLRIEQKYAKGQHTLGRFRVLAASEETEDSIAPADVRKILSEEPKRRNPVVIQPLWAWMEKVDPEVVAAARALQLAEAKLPKAPLMDVRVIAHRASNPRKTHLLHRGDFLQPADEVTPATFSTLPPIRGTSRLDLARWLVSKDHPLTPRVTVNHFWTRLFGEGLVHTVADFGVRGDTPTHPELLDWLATEFIKQGWSRKRLLKTIMLSKTYRQSSAIAANLPAKVLELDPRNSLLWRQNRLRVEGEIVRDLHLAASGLLSAKIGAPSVYPPMPPDIAALSYAGNFKWTTSTGEDRYRRGMYTFFKRTAPHPDLTTFDCPDANLTNVRRTVSNTPLQALTTLNAESFAEAAQALAKRVLTEKSLTDDSQRLKQAFRLCIAREAADSELRSLAKLLEESRYTYQNSPADEAKAALGTHAAASIPTAENAAWVAVSRIILNLDELITRE from the coding sequence GTGACCGCCTTTAACCTGCTTTGCCTTTTTCTCCCTGTCGCCGCACTCACCGCCGCGCCGGTGGACTTTTCACGGGATGTGCAGCCGCTGCTCGCCCAGCATTGCCTGGAGTGCCACGGCCCAGATGACTCCAAAGGCGGCCTCGTGCTCACCAGCCGCGAGCTCGCTCTCAAAGCACTCAAAAGCGGTGCCCACGCCATCATCCCCGGCAAGCCGGAGCAGAGCGAGATGCTCGCCCGGCTCACCACCTCTGACCCGGATGAGCAAATGCCACCGCCCAAGCACCGCGAAAAGCACGCCATCCAGACCCGCGACATCGACACCCTGCGCCGCTGGATCGCCGAAGGTGCCCACTTTGAAGCTCACTGGGCCTACAAACAGCCCGCATCGACCTTCAAGCTGCCAGACGGCGTGCATCCCATCGATCACTTCGTCCGCCAAAAGCTCGCGGAAGTTGGCATCGCCCCTTCGCCAGAAGCCGATGCCGTCACTTTGATCAAACGGGCCACCTACGACCTCCACGGCCTGCCGCCCACGCCGCAGGAGGTGGATGCATTCATCGCCGCATCTCAGCGCGATCCACAGCATGCCTTTGAGCAGCTCCTCGATCGACTTTTCGCTAGCGAGCGCTTCGCCGAGCGCTGGGCTCGTCATTGGTTGGACATGGCACGCTACGCCGACAGCGATGGTTATGAAAAGGACCGCGCACGGCCAGACGCCTGGCGCTACCGCGACTGGGTCATCCGCGCGATCCATGAAGACAAACCCTTCGATCAATTCACCATCGAGCAACTCGCCGGTGATCTCCTACCACAGGCCACACCGGAGCAGATCGTCGCCACAGCCTTTCATCGCCAAACCCTCACCAACACCGAAGGCGGCACCGATCAGGAGCAATTCCGCATCGAGGCCTGCATGGACCGCGTAGAGACGCTCGGCACCGTCTGGCTGGGCCTCACCGTCGGCTGTGCACGCTGCCACACGCACAAATACGATCAGATCACGCAAAAGGAATACTACCAGCTCTTCGCCTTCTTCAACAACGGCGACGAAGTGAACCGCCAAGTGCCCACCACTCCCGCCGAATGGGCCGCGTATGAAAAAACCAACGGCGATGCCGTCAAAAAGCTCATCCCACTGCGCCAGGCACTCGATGCCGCCAAAGCGGAGCTTCCCGTGAAACTTCCCGCTTGGGAAAAAGCCGTCAAAGCCCGCCTCGCTCAAGCTACCGCCGCCAAAGCCGCACAATCCTTCCTTCCGCTGAAACTCACCGCGCCCAAAACGCTCAAGCCCCAGCCCGATGGCAGCTTTTTGACCACCGACCGCAAATCAGCCACCGCCACCTACACTCTCGAACTCAGCGCTCATGCCAAACCGATCAGCGCCGTGCAGATCGAGGCACTGCCAGATGCCTCCTTGCCCCAAAACGGCCCTGGGCTCAATACGGGAGGCAACTTCGTCATCACCGGCGTCAGCGCCGCACGCAGCGATGGCCGCGAAGTCATCCTCCACTCACCCAAAGCCGACTTCGAGCAAGCCAAGTTCACCGCCGCCAATGTCCTCGATGCGGATGATCAAACCGGCTGGGCAGTCAGTGGCAAAACCGGCCAAAAACACAGCCTCACTCTCCAATTCGCCGAACCACTCGTCTTGACCGCGAAGGATAAACTCACGCTCCGCATCGAGCAAAAATACGCCAAAGGCCAGCACACGCTCGGGCGCTTCCGCGTGCTCGCCGCTAGTGAGGAAACCGAAGACAGCATCGCACCGGCAGATGTGCGCAAAATCCTCTCCGAAGAGCCGAAACGCCGCAATCCTGTCGTCATTCAGCCCCTGTGGGCCTGGATGGAAAAAGTCGATCCTGAAGTCGTCGCCGCCGCACGCGCCTTGCAGCTCGCCGAGGCCAAATTGCCAAAAGCACCGCTCATGGACGTCCGCGTCATCGCCCACCGCGCTAGCAATCCACGCAAGACGCATCTCCTCCATCGCGGCGATTTCCTCCAGCCTGCCGATGAGGTCACTCCCGCCACCTTTTCCACCCTGCCGCCCATCCGTGGCACTTCGCGGCTCGATCTCGCTCGCTGGCTCGTCAGCAAAGATCATCCACTCACTCCCCGCGTCACCGTGAACCACTTTTGGACCCGCCTTTTCGGTGAAGGCCTCGTCCACACCGTCGCCGACTTCGGCGTGCGTGGAGATACCCCGACGCATCCCGAGCTACTCGACTGGCTCGCCACCGAGTTCATCAAGCAAGGCTGGAGCCGAAAGCGCCTTTTGAAGACCATCATGCTCTCCAAGACCTACCGCCAGAGCAGCGCCATCGCTGCCAACTTGCCTGCGAAGGTTCTGGAGCTCGATCCACGCAACAGCCTCCTCTGGCGTCAAAACCGACTTCGCGTCGAGGGCGAGATCGTGCGTGATCTGCACCTCGCCGCCAGCGGACTGCTCTCCGCGAAAATCGGTGCCCCCAGTGTCTATCCGCCCATGCCGCCGGACATCGCCGCACTCAGCTACGCGGGCAATTTTAAGTGGACCACCTCCACGGGCGAAGATCGCTACCGCCGTGGCATGTACACCTTTTTCAAGCGCACCGCTCCACACCCGGATTTGACCACTTTTGACTGCCCCGATGCCAATTTGACCAATGTGCGCCGCACTGTGAGCAACACACCGCTACAAGCCCTCACCACCCTAAATGCCGAATCCTTCGCCGAAGCCGCACAAGCCCTCGCCAAGCGTGTTTTGACCGAAAAGTCGCTCACAGACGACTCTCAGCGGCTCAAACAGGCCTTCCGACTCTGCATCGCCCGCGAGGCTGCGGACTCGGAGCTGCGCAGCCTGGCCAAACTGCTCGAAGAATCCCGCTACACTTATCAAAACAGCCCCGCAGACGAAGCCAAAGCCGCGCTCGGCACCCACGCCGCCGCCAGCATCCCCACCGCCGAAAATGCCGCCTGGGTCGCTGTCTCTCGCATCATTTTGAATCTCGACGAACTCATCACACGCGAGTAA
- a CDS encoding PSD1 domain-containing protein — protein MIRSQVAFFLLINISSAVAVEEISFNQHIRPILAENCFACHGFDPKHREADLRLDTFKGATEDRDGVRGIVPGDLAKSSTWERIITTDKDEVMPPPKSHKQPLTAAQRDLIRRWIESGAKYESHWAFLPPRRPQIATRGAAAIDQLITERLKKEGLTPSPEIAPEKLIRRVSLDLTGLPPSPAEVDAFVQAASSAKPEAKSKAYAELVDRLLASQHHGERWARWWLDQARYADSNGYSIDAPRQIWKFRDWVIDALNADMPFDRFTIEQLAGDLLPKAKESQIIATGFHRNTQINQEGGIDKEQFRIDSVFDRVATTGSVWLGLSIGCAQCHDHKFDPIEQKEYYQLFAFLNNQDEPVMKVFDPKVNVKALTADFKAVETKLQALIKQRYAEVTEWEKGLSADFRKKLTAGVKKAVEKPAAKRSLADNLALFAIIVNPSDEIRILSDQHKELDTQLNQGTTTLVMKELPKPRKTTVFIKGDFTRPDAEVKPGTPKVLHAFETSSQQPNRLDLAKWLVSPKNPLTARVIVNRVWQQYFGRGLVETENDFGSQGTQPSHPELLDWLATEFMAKKWSLKELHRLIVTSHTYRQDSADRPDLREKDPNNYLLARQQRIRLDAEIVRDASLSISGLLSRKIGGPPVYPPIPDGVMGQGQVKRVWTVSKGEDKYRRGLYTFIYRASPPPALTVFDAPEGFTSCTRRIRSNTPLQALTLLNDSGFFEFAAALEKTITQKGIPYAFRLCTSRSPHADELALLQKLPPLAAARTLLNLDETLTRD, from the coding sequence ATGATTCGTTCGCAGGTTGCCTTTTTTCTTTTGATCAACATCTCCTCCGCCGTCGCAGTGGAGGAGATTTCATTCAATCAGCACATCCGGCCGATTCTGGCGGAGAATTGTTTTGCTTGTCATGGCTTTGACCCGAAGCACCGCGAGGCGGATTTGCGGCTGGATACCTTTAAGGGGGCTACGGAGGACCGCGATGGCGTGCGGGGCATCGTGCCGGGGGATTTGGCGAAATCCAGCACTTGGGAGCGCATTATCACGACGGATAAGGATGAAGTCATGCCGCCGCCGAAGTCGCATAAGCAGCCGCTCACTGCGGCGCAGCGTGATCTGATCCGCCGCTGGATCGAGAGTGGTGCGAAATATGAGTCCCACTGGGCTTTTCTGCCGCCGCGTAGGCCCCAGATCGCCACGAGGGGTGCTGCGGCCATCGATCAGCTCATCACCGAGCGGCTGAAGAAAGAGGGTCTCACGCCCTCGCCGGAGATCGCGCCGGAAAAGCTCATTCGCCGTGTCTCGCTCGATCTCACGGGGCTGCCGCCTTCGCCTGCGGAGGTGGATGCCTTTGTGCAAGCTGCCTCCAGCGCCAAGCCGGAGGCGAAGAGCAAAGCCTACGCTGAGTTGGTGGATCGGCTCCTGGCGAGTCAGCATCATGGTGAGCGCTGGGCACGCTGGTGGCTGGATCAGGCACGCTATGCGGATAGCAATGGCTACTCCATCGACGCACCACGGCAGATATGGAAGTTCCGCGACTGGGTGATTGATGCTTTGAATGCGGACATGCCGTTTGATCGCTTCACCATTGAGCAGCTCGCGGGCGATTTGCTGCCGAAGGCAAAGGAGAGCCAAATCATCGCCACCGGCTTTCATCGCAATACGCAGATCAATCAAGAAGGCGGCATCGATAAGGAGCAGTTCCGTATCGACAGCGTGTTTGACCGTGTGGCGACCACGGGCAGCGTGTGGCTGGGGCTAAGCATCGGCTGTGCGCAGTGTCACGATCATAAATTCGATCCCATCGAGCAAAAGGAGTACTACCAGCTCTTTGCCTTCCTCAATAACCAGGATGAGCCGGTGATGAAGGTCTTTGACCCGAAGGTGAATGTCAAAGCGCTCACGGCCGACTTCAAAGCAGTGGAAACCAAGCTCCAAGCGCTCATCAAGCAGCGCTACGCGGAAGTCACCGAGTGGGAAAAAGGTCTCAGCGCGGACTTTCGCAAAAAGCTGACCGCAGGTGTCAAAAAAGCCGTCGAAAAGCCCGCTGCGAAGCGCTCACTCGCCGACAATTTGGCCTTGTTTGCCATCATCGTGAATCCGAGCGATGAAATCCGCATCCTGAGTGATCAGCACAAGGAACTCGATACGCAGCTCAATCAGGGCACCACTACGCTGGTGATGAAGGAACTGCCAAAGCCGCGCAAGACCACCGTTTTCATCAAAGGTGACTTCACCCGCCCGGATGCGGAGGTGAAGCCAGGCACGCCCAAAGTGCTCCACGCCTTTGAAACCAGCTCCCAGCAGCCCAATCGGCTCGATTTGGCCAAATGGCTCGTCAGTCCGAAAAATCCGCTCACTGCCCGAGTGATCGTCAATCGCGTCTGGCAGCAGTATTTTGGCCGTGGGCTGGTAGAGACGGAAAATGACTTCGGCTCCCAGGGGACGCAGCCCAGCCATCCTGAGTTGCTCGATTGGCTGGCCACGGAGTTCATGGCGAAGAAATGGAGCCTCAAGGAGCTGCATCGCCTGATCGTGACCTCACACACCTATCGTCAAGACAGCGCGGATCGCCCTGATTTGCGTGAAAAAGACCCGAACAACTACCTCCTCGCCCGCCAGCAGCGCATCCGACTGGATGCCGAAATCGTGCGGGATGCCTCCCTGAGCATCAGCGGCCTGCTTTCGCGGAAAATCGGCGGCCCGCCCGTCTATCCGCCGATCCCGGATGGCGTCATGGGCCAGGGGCAGGTGAAACGCGTGTGGACCGTGAGCAAAGGAGAAGACAAATACCGCCGTGGTCTCTACACCTTCATTTACCGCGCCTCACCGCCGCCAGCGCTGACGGTTTTCGATGCGCCAGAGGGCTTCACCTCCTGCACACGCCGCATTCGCAGCAACACGCCGCTGCAGGCGCTGACGCTGCTCAATGACAGCGGCTTCTTTGAGTTCGCTGCGGCGCTGGAGAAGACCATCACGCAAAAAGGCATCCCTTATGCCTTCCGCCTCTGCACCAGTCGCAGTCCACATGCGGATGAACTCGCGTTGCTGCAAAAGCTGCCGCCTCTGGCTGCCGCCCGCACTTTGCTGAATCTGGATGAGACGCTGACGCGGGACTGA
- a CDS encoding 16S rRNA (uracil(1498)-N(3))-methyltransferase, whose protein sequence is MSLPRFHLPTAAWTPPLLTLTDDEAAHCSRVMRKEPGDRVELFDGAGRVALCEITQVTKCSVQARIESETHTPPFATAIHLFPALIKAEPFEWLLEKAVELGAASIQPVITARSVIHLDSAQMEKKLTKWRRHMIESAKQCHTPFIPRLETPLPFAKALSSVNAALRLIPALSEHSRSLKQALPAIRPATVAVLIGPEGDFTAEEESLAQSHGFLPITLGPLILRAETAAITTLAILGHELR, encoded by the coding sequence ATGTCGCTCCCGCGCTTTCACCTCCCTACCGCTGCTTGGACACCGCCGCTGCTCACACTCACGGACGATGAGGCTGCTCATTGCAGCCGCGTGATGCGGAAGGAACCCGGCGACCGCGTGGAGCTCTTTGACGGCGCGGGCCGTGTCGCCCTGTGCGAGATCACGCAGGTCACCAAATGCAGCGTGCAGGCACGCATCGAGTCCGAGACGCACACACCGCCCTTTGCGACGGCCATTCACCTTTTTCCCGCACTCATCAAAGCAGAGCCCTTTGAGTGGCTGCTGGAAAAAGCCGTCGAGCTAGGCGCTGCGAGCATCCAGCCCGTGATCACCGCACGCAGTGTGATCCATCTGGACTCCGCGCAGATGGAAAAAAAACTCACCAAATGGCGCAGGCACATGATCGAAAGCGCCAAGCAGTGCCACACGCCCTTCATTCCGCGATTGGAGACGCCACTGCCCTTTGCGAAGGCTCTCTCCAGCGTGAATGCCGCCCTGCGCCTCATCCCAGCACTCAGCGAGCACTCTCGTAGTCTGAAGCAGGCTCTACCCGCGATCAGGCCAGCCACGGTGGCCGTCCTCATCGGCCCAGAGGGCGACTTCACCGCAGAGGAGGAGTCTTTGGCCCAGAGTCACGGCTTTTTGCCCATCACACTAGGCCCACTCATCCTGCGTGCCGAGACCGCCGCCATCACCACCCTCGCCATCCTGGGCCACGAGCTGCGCTAA
- a CDS encoding PQQ-binding-like beta-propeller repeat protein: protein MAGGKVFALGGSGNLICANAESGKQEWSISLIKDLGGVLQNWGYTESPLVDGDLVIVTPGGSKGAIAGIDAKTGKVKWQTSDVTENAQYSSIIPIDHGGQRQYVQLLMKSILSVSKEGKVLWKTDFPGAVAVIPDSDLQGRPGLRDCWLQGRQQVSEDRRQQRHGSVLQPGHAESSRRSHSDRWQALRPQRQGRLDLPGFQNW, encoded by the coding sequence GTGGCTGGCGGCAAAGTCTTCGCCCTGGGCGGCAGCGGAAACCTCATCTGCGCGAATGCCGAAAGCGGCAAGCAGGAGTGGTCCATCAGCCTCATCAAGGATCTGGGCGGGGTATTGCAAAACTGGGGTTACACCGAGTCCCCGCTGGTGGATGGTGATCTCGTCATCGTGACTCCGGGCGGATCAAAGGGGGCCATCGCCGGCATCGACGCCAAGACCGGCAAAGTGAAATGGCAGACCAGTGATGTGACGGAAAACGCGCAGTACTCCTCGATCATCCCGATCGATCATGGCGGCCAGCGCCAGTATGTGCAGCTCCTGATGAAGAGCATCCTGAGCGTCTCCAAGGAAGGCAAAGTGCTCTGGAAAACCGATTTCCCAGGTGCCGTCGCAGTCATCCCCGACTCCGATCTTCAAGGACGGCCAGGTTTACGTGACTGCTGGCTACAAGGTCGGCAGCAAGTCAGTGAAGATCGACGGCAACAGCGTCACGGAAGTGTACTCCAACCCGGACATGCAGAATCATCACGGCGGAGTCATTCTGATCGATGGCAAGCTCTACGGCCACAGCGACAAGGGCGGCTGGACCTGCCAGGATTTCAAAACTGGTGA